The nucleotide window GGCTTTAGCCCGTCGGTAGCAAGAGCGTTCACCGTCTCGACCTTATCATAGGGGATATGGCGGCCAAAGCACTGGTACGCGAAGGTGGAGTCCGTGTATCTGTCGCAAAGCACTATCTTTCCGGCCTGCAGGGCAGGGACGATAAGCTTGGTAACTATCTCCACCCGCGCGGCCTCGTAGAGAAAAAGCTCAGTTAGCGTTTCCATGCCAGCGCCTTCGGATACGGAGAGAAGTATGTCGCGCACCTTCTCACCAACCTTTGTCGAGCCCGGCTCTCTTACGGCTATGACGTCCAATCCCTCGCCCGCAAGATAATCCCTAAGCTTGGCAATCTGAGTTGACTTGCCGCTTCCTTCCGTTCCCTCAAAAGTGATAAAAAAGCCCAAAAGGCCCCCTGAACAGGCAAAGTTATTACGGCCCTTTTCCGGCATACCGGCCAAAAGGGCGCGCCTTTGATACCATAATTGATAATATCTAAATCCCATGTTTTTCGCAAGGATAAAACCCTTTTTTGCCAAAAATCAATGGCCTGAAGCGGTTTTTTGGTTTATACTTGACCGATACGTTATGAACACCGCTAACCACGAACCCATAGTCTCGGTAAAGGGCCTGAAAAAGGAATTTAACGGCACAACGGCCGTTGACGGCATTTCCTTTGAGATAAAAAAGGGCGAAATACTCGCGCTCCTTGGCCCAAACGGCGCTGGCAAGACAACGACTCTCCATATGCTCCTTGGCCTTATCACGCCCACTGCCGGAGAGATACGCATCTTTGGCAAGGACATGAACAAGGAAAGGAGCGCGATATTATCGCGCATCAACTTTTCGTCATCGTATGTATCGCTTCCGTACTCGCTTACGGTGATTGAGAACCTAACTGTATTCGCAAGGCTCTACGGCGTAAAGAACCACAGAGAAAAAATACAAAGACTTCTCGAAACATTCGAGATTTCCGGCATCATGCACGACTCTACACGTAAGCTCTCTTCGGGGCAGCTAACACGGGTAAGCCTCGTAAAGGCGCTTATAAACGACCCGGAAATACTTTTTCTCGACGAGCCAACGGCGAGCCTCGACCCTGACATAGCCGACAGAACAAGGAAGCTGCTTAAGAAAATCAAGGACGAACAGGGGCTTTCGATACTATATACCTCGCACAACATGAGCGAGGTTGAAGAGCTCTGCGACCGCGTTGTGTTCCTTGATAAAGGCAGCATCATAGCCACTGGCGCGCCAGAAGAGATAAAGAAGAACTTCAACGAAACATCACTAGAGAACGTATTTCTAAAAATTGCAAGGCAGGGATAAGACTGTGAGCCCTCTAAGGATATTCGCGTACGTAACGCGCCACCTCTACCTATACAAAAGAAGCCTGCCGAGGCTGATGGAGGTGTTTTACTGGCCAATCCTGGATTTAATGGTCTGGGGGTTCATCACAGTGTACCTCGGCTCATATAAGGCCACACTTCCGGCCTTCATAACGTTCTTTATCGGCGCGCTCATACTCTGGGACATACTGTTTCGCTCGCAGCAGAGCATCTCTGTTTCGTTTTTAGAAGACATGTGGTCGAGAAACCTCCTTAATATCTTCGTCAGCCCGCTTACGCCGCTTGAGTACGTGGCCTCGCTCCTGATTATCAGCATGATAAAGCTCCTTCTTGCCTCGAGCGTGATGGTGGTTATCGCCTACCTTCTCTACTCCTTTAACGTCTTCACTCTCGGATTCCATCTCGTGCCGCTCGTTATAAACCTTCTTATAATGGGCTGGGCAATGGGCGTGATAACGACAGGCGTCATCCTGCGCTTTGGCCAGGAGGCCGAGGTGCTTGCCTGGGGTGTGGCCTTCCTTTTCCAGCCGCTTAGCGCAGTGTTCTACCCGGTAGAGGTGCTGCCGCCAATACTTCAGAAAATCGCCTACTACATACCATCTGCCCATGTGTTCGAGGGCATGAGGCACGTTATAAACGAAAAAACCCTTCCAACCGACCATCTTATAATGGCAATTGTTTTAAATATCGTTTACGTCGCAGGTTCGGCTCTTTTCTTTTACTGGAACTTCCAGTCAGTAAAGAAAAAAGGACTTCTTGTGAAGGTCGGGGAATAATGTTACCAAACCGCGCAATTTGTTCGGCCTACTGCCATGTCAAAACTAAGACAAATCTTTTTTATTGCTCCCTATCCGCTTAATAAATATAGCATTTGGCAATTGACATCCTGCCAAGTCATGATACAATAGTAGATACTTAGGAAATTCCTGCTCGTATGCTCTATTGTCCATTGTTACCCAAAAGGACAATATATTTCTGACTCCTCGACTTGACGTAACCACTCACCCGGATTCTTTTCTCTTTGGATTGTTCTACCACAAGTACGCAACAGCGCAATAGCGGATAGAGTTGTCTTGATTTTGGCGTAAAGCCGAGCCCATAAAGACCGGAG belongs to Deltaproteobacteria bacterium and includes:
- the tmk gene encoding dTMP kinase, with protein sequence MGFFITFEGTEGSGKSTQIAKLRDYLAGEGLDVIAVREPGSTKVGEKVRDILLSVSEGAGMETLTELFLYEAARVEIVTKLIVPALQAGKIVLCDRYTDSTFAYQCFGRHIPYDKVETVNALATDGLKPDLTILIDCPIDVGLARANSRNEAAAPGADRFEREARMFHERVRNGYHWLARLERRIKVFDGNRSVEAVHADIRMAAQDALRMAKVI
- a CDS encoding ABC transporter ATP-binding protein; this translates as MNTANHEPIVSVKGLKKEFNGTTAVDGISFEIKKGEILALLGPNGAGKTTTLHMLLGLITPTAGEIRIFGKDMNKERSAILSRINFSSSYVSLPYSLTVIENLTVFARLYGVKNHREKIQRLLETFEISGIMHDSTRKLSSGQLTRVSLVKALINDPEILFLDEPTASLDPDIADRTRKLLKKIKDEQGLSILYTSHNMSEVEELCDRVVFLDKGSIIATGAPEEIKKNFNETSLENVFLKIARQG
- a CDS encoding ABC transporter permease, encoding MSPLRIFAYVTRHLYLYKRSLPRLMEVFYWPILDLMVWGFITVYLGSYKATLPAFITFFIGALILWDILFRSQQSISVSFLEDMWSRNLLNIFVSPLTPLEYVASLLIISMIKLLLASSVMVVIAYLLYSFNVFTLGFHLVPLVINLLIMGWAMGVITTGVILRFGQEAEVLAWGVAFLFQPLSAVFYPVEVLPPILQKIAYYIPSAHVFEGMRHVINEKTLPTDHLIMAIVLNIVYVAGSALFFYWNFQSVKKKGLLVKVGE